From Paenibacillus sp. FSL H8-0537:
GCTGCTGCCCTATTTCTCCGTCGTTATAGGAGCGGATCTCGTGCCGCGCAGCAAGCCGTTTCCCGATATGCTGGAGCTGGCTTGCCAGGAGCTTGGTGTTGTCCCTTCGTCGATCGCTATTATTGGCGATACCGATGGCGATATGAGAATGGGGCAGGCAGCAGGGGCGGCATTATGTATCGGTATAGCGAATCAGGCCGCGAGCGTGCTTCCCTCGGCGGATGTCATCATTGCTTCCTATTCGCAGCTTGTTGTGGAGGAAGCTCATACTGAAGGGTGAGTAAATAGTGGGCTATCTATGGCTGGCACTGGCGATTGTGCTGGAGTTGTCGGGAACAATATCGATGAAACTATCGGCGAGCTTTACGCGCGTGGTGCCGTCGATTGCTATGTTTATTTTTTATGGAAGCAGCTTTACCTGCCTGAACTTTGCCCTGCGTTATATGCATGTAAGCGTTGCGTATGCGGTATGGTCAGGTGTAGGCATTACGCTCATTACAGGGGCCGGCTATATTTGGTTCGGCGAGCGAATCCCGCTTTCGGCTCTGCTATGGGTCGGAGTCATCGTCATCGGGGTTGTCGGACTGAATATGAGCATTAGCGCGCATGGCGCGGCGGTTAGAGGAAATTAATGGAGCTAGAGCAGCGAAGCAGCTAAGGTTAAGGAAGCAATGCAGCAAAGGGAGTTTTAATAATGAAGAAGGTTAGTTTGTGGTGTGAAAAGGATACGGCGCCTAACCTCGGCGAGCCGCTGATGTTTTTTCAAGTCATTACGGATACGCATGTAACGGTTGACCCGAATCATGTGCATAATCAGCAATTCGAGCGCGCGCTTATGGATATTCAGGAACGGGCGGCAGCTTCGGGCAGCGCTGGTATTATGCATGCTGGCGATATTACGGATCATGGGGAAGAAGCGGAATATGTACAGTTTTCAGCGATAGTCGAGCGTGTGAAGCAGAACGGCAAGCTTCCGCCTGTGCTTTATACGATTGGCAACCATGATACGTGGAAGGATTGGGAGCAAGGGCAGGAGCTTGGAAGCTTCAAGCATTTTACGGGAATGGACAGTGTTTATTATGATCGCTGGATCGCGGGCAGCCATTTTATTTTTCTCGGGTCGGAGACACAGACTCCTAAAAATGCGGAGCTATCCAGCACGCAGCTGGCATGGCTTGGAGAGAAGCTGGAGGAGCATCGCGGGGATTCGCGTCCCGTATTCCTATTTCTTCATCAGCCGCTGAAAAATACCGTTGCCGGATCGCTGGAGGAGCAGGAGTGGTACGGCGTGAATCAGGACGAAGAGCTGCGTGAGGTGCTGGCCGGCTGGCCGCAGGTGATTTTGTTCACCGGGCACACCCACTGGGAACTGGGTGCGCCGCATACGGTGTTTGATGGGCAAGGCGAGATCGCGACCATGTTCAACGCGGCATCCGTCGCGTATTTATGGACGGATGAGGATGCGCATAAGGCTGGCAGCCAAGGCTATTATATTGAAGTCTACGAGCAGGGCGTGCGTGTCCGAGGCCGTGATTTTGTGGCGCGCCAGTGGATGGAAGCCCAGGACTATTTTGTGCATAACGGTCATCCGGGTGAAAAAGAAAGCTAGCTCCGCCATTTTTCGTCTTCAATATTGTTCCAAACGATGACGCCTGTCTTATTGATATAAGCATGCATAGCAGGCGTTTTCGTTTTGGAATTTTCACGGAGCTCGACGACAGCCAGCTCTCCCCGGAACGGCTCGGCATAGCTATATGCAGCCGTCGGTTTGATCGCATAAGCACCTTGCTGATTGATATAGCCAAAGGATGAGCCTGCTTGAACAGGGGCTAGTCCGTTTGAGAAAGGGCCACCGGAACTTACGTTCATGGTTGCTCTTTTTCCTTGTTTATTAATGAAAAAGGATTTGCCGTTGCGTTCAACGTAGGCAAGGCCCTCTGAGAAAGGCTGAGCAGCGGTGTAATTAGGCTCGAACAGAAACTCGCCGCTCTTGTTAATAAAGCCGTAGGTGTCTCCAGAAGACACGCGTGCAGCGCCCTCTGTAAATGAATCGGCATAGTTGAAGCGCGCAGGAATAACGAGCTTTCCGGTTTGATCAATAAACCCGTATTTGATTGTCACGCCTTCCTTGCTTTTTTTTAAGTAGCCCACTAAAGCCATACCATCTGAAAAATTGGTTGCACTGCTGAATTGATAAGGAATAACGAGTTTGCCATCCGTATTAATATAGCCGCTGCCTTTACCTATGGTTACGATGGCGAGCCCTTCGGAAAATTCACGGGCTTTATGAAAAATAGGCTCGGTTATTTTTTCACCCTTGGCATTCAAATAACCATACTTCTTGTGCAGCTGTCCATCTGCTCCCTTAACTTGCTCCTTGTATATGACACGCTCATTCTGCATAATGCCGACGCAGCGCGTCTGAGGGCATTCAAAAAGCTTTGTTCCTTCAGCCGAAAAATAGATGATCGTCTTCTGTTTATTGTCAGTAACTTGGACGGGTTCATTCGACTTTAAGGAGAAGGAACGCGAGCCGCCGTCGTATACGGGCTCAATGACGATTTTCCCGCTTTGATTAATGTAGCCGTATTTGCCGTCCTTTTTAATCAAATACAAATAATTGCGGGCTTCAGCCGTCGGTTTCGTCTCCTTTTGCGAACCAGTGTCTTCCGCACCGCTGGCAGATACCGTGCCTGTAATCAGGCTGGTGATGATGGCAAACATAAGTAATGTACGAAATAACCGCATATGCTCATTTCCTCTCTTGTAGCTCGTATGGTTGGATATGGGATTATTTTCCCTATGTTTAATGGACGTTGTTGTGGTGAGATAGGTTGCAGCGGCAACATCATAGCTTGGTGCAAGCAATGATGTATGGTCAGTCAACAGTGCAGCTGCTCAAAAAATTGCAGCACAAATTTCATTTGGTTCAAATCCAGAGCATGACAATGCTCACCTTGGTGCCAATAACGAACAAATTCTCAAAAAACCTCATTACCTGCAACAAAATTATTTGTTAGAGTAGGGGTAGGAGTAGGAGGACATTCCTTCTATAACTAAATCTAAATAGTCTAAGTAGGTTTGAGCTGCACAGACTATTCAGATATCTTAGGAGGTAATTTTATGTGTTATTTCATGTATGCAGCTACGGATAATGAGCTCAATAGTGATATTTTTCATGAATACAACAGGAAGTACAACATTTATATAGAGGATATTACAGCTTACGTTCCTGAGAGAATGAAGGATTATGTTTATTATTCTATAAACAGACAGTGTGCATGTGATTTTTATTCATCAGATGCAAGAAGAAATAATGAGAAAGAACTCTTAGCGCTATTAACATTAATAAAACAATCAGGAAGCTTGATATTTTGCATTGTAGATGATGGGAATAATAAGTATGAAGGAATAAGTTTGCAAAAAGTTATGGAGAGCTTTCCTGATGAGGAGCTAACTTTAGATGATTTTTTAAACAGGTACCCTATAGCGTTAAAACCTAACCATGTATACAAGGTTTCATAAATATAGAGTATGTGAAAAAAGTAAAGAACCAGACCGCGTGAATTTTATAAACTTATATATCACACGAATAGAATGGATAACTAAAAACAATTTCAGTCTGTTTCTTTAAGATTACAGGGACGATAGTGAAATGAGCCGCCTGATGGCCTGCTGGGATGACCCTGCTGGCGGTCAGGCTTTTTTTCACGTGGAACATTTTTTGTGAAAGGGGGCTGCAATATATTGACCGCAATGAAGGAAAATAAGGTAAAATGGAGAACATAACAATCGATAAGGATCGAGACAGCAAGGAGTGAAAGACCGCTATGAAATGGATTGTGGGACTCGGCAACCCTGGATCGCAATATCAGGGCACGAGGCACAACGTTGGATTTATGGTTATTGATGAGCTCGCACGGCGATGGGGCATCCAAGTGACGCAAAGTAAATGCAAAGCGCTGATTGGCGAGGGCAATGTGAATGGTACGAAGGTTGTGCTGATCAAGCCGATGACGTATATGAATTTATCTGGTGAGTCGGTGCGTTCGTTCATCGATTATTTTAAATCCGATGTGACCGAAGGGCTCGTCGTATACGATGATCTCGATACAGAGGTTGGGCGTATCCGTCTTCGTTTCCAAGGTGGCCCCGGCGGACATAATGGTATTAAATCTCTTATTGCGCATTTAGGCACGCAGACGTTTGACCGGATTCGCATGGGGATTACACGTCCGCAGCCCGGCGGCAACATCGCCGACTACGTGTTGTCCAATTTTCCGAAAAACGAGCAGGAGCAGTTGAAAACGATGATTGATCAGGCTTGCGATGCAGCGGAGTTTTCACTGAAAGCGTCGTTCGAGGAGACGATGGCGAAGTTTAATCGCTAATTTGGTGAAAAAGGCCAAGCTGTTCATGCCGTGCTGGCTCTTTTTCCCGATACTGCTATAGAACATGCGTAAAATAGGCTAAAGCCGGGCATACTGAAGGGTATAACCATTCTTCAGGAGGCATACATATGGCTGTAAACTATATTTGCAAACACTGCCGTACGGCTATAGGGACGATTGCAGGCGGTGGCGAAATTACCGAGCAGCAGCTCGGTTTCGATTTCTTGACCCTTGAAGAGCGCAGCGATATAATTACGTATGACCAGCACGGAGACGTGACGGTTAAGGTGATTTGCGATTATTGCCGGGAAGCGCTAGAGGCGAATCCTGAGCTGAGCTTAATCGCGAGCCCGTTGCAGTAGAGGGTAAGTCATTTGAAAGCAGCTTGTAAAGGGCATTGAATGAAACACGCCGCGCCACCAAGGACGGCGACAGCCGTTTCACCTTGAGCTCACAAGTAATGTAAGGCCTTGGCGGCTGGCTGAGGCTTCTTTTCGATGATAGCGATTCATACATGCAAAGCGTAGAGCTCACCTTTTTAGGTGGGCGGTTTTGCTTGAAATTTAAGAGTTTATAAGGGGTCTGTTTATAGAAATGGGGTGCCGAGACGATTGAAAGCGTTAATACAGGCTTTTGCGGCTGATCCGGATGTGCAGTCCATAATAGCCGGAATCCGTTCAGGAATGCGCGAGCAAATGGTATCAGGGCTTGCTGGTTCATCCAGACAAGTGCTAATGGCCGCAGTGAAAGAAGAGATAGACCGTCCGATGCTTGTCGTGACACATAATATGTTTTCAGCGCAGAAAATTGCGGAGGATCTTCAGGAATGCTTCTCCTCGGATACTGTGCTGCTCTATCCCGCTAATGAGCTGGTAG
This genomic window contains:
- a CDS encoding anti-sigma-F factor Fin family protein, which encodes MAVNYICKHCRTAIGTIAGGGEITEQQLGFDFLTLEERSDIITYDQHGDVTVKVICDYCREALEANPELSLIASPLQ
- the pth gene encoding aminoacyl-tRNA hydrolase, with amino-acid sequence MKWIVGLGNPGSQYQGTRHNVGFMVIDELARRWGIQVTQSKCKALIGEGNVNGTKVVLIKPMTYMNLSGESVRSFIDYFKSDVTEGLVVYDDLDTEVGRIRLRFQGGPGGHNGIKSLIAHLGTQTFDRIRMGITRPQPGGNIADYVLSNFPKNEQEQLKTMIDQACDAAEFSLKASFEETMAKFNR
- a CDS encoding multidrug efflux SMR transporter translates to MGYLWLALAIVLELSGTISMKLSASFTRVVPSIAMFIFYGSSFTCLNFALRYMHVSVAYAVWSGVGITLITGAGYIWFGERIPLSALLWVGVIVIGVVGLNMSISAHGAAVRGN
- a CDS encoding WG repeat-containing protein, with the protein product MTDHTSLLAPSYDVAAATYLTTTTSIKHRENNPISNHTSYKRGNEHMRLFRTLLMFAIITSLITGTVSASGAEDTGSQKETKPTAEARNYLYLIKKDGKYGYINQSGKIVIEPVYDGGSRSFSLKSNEPVQVTDNKQKTIIYFSAEGTKLFECPQTRCVGIMQNERVIYKEQVKGADGQLHKKYGYLNAKGEKITEPIFHKAREFSEGLAIVTIGKGSGYINTDGKLVIPYQFSSATNFSDGMALVGYLKKSKEGVTIKYGFIDQTGKLVIPARFNYADSFTEGAARVSSGDTYGFINKSGEFLFEPNYTAAQPFSEGLAYVERNGKSFFINKQGKRATMNVSSGGPFSNGLAPVQAGSSFGYINQQGAYAIKPTAAYSYAEPFRGELAVVELRENSKTKTPAMHAYINKTGVIVWNNIEDEKWRS
- a CDS encoding metallophosphoesterase, which produces MKKVSLWCEKDTAPNLGEPLMFFQVITDTHVTVDPNHVHNQQFERALMDIQERAAASGSAGIMHAGDITDHGEEAEYVQFSAIVERVKQNGKLPPVLYTIGNHDTWKDWEQGQELGSFKHFTGMDSVYYDRWIAGSHFIFLGSETQTPKNAELSSTQLAWLGEKLEEHRGDSRPVFLFLHQPLKNTVAGSLEEQEWYGVNQDEELREVLAGWPQVILFTGHTHWELGAPHTVFDGQGEIATMFNAASVAYLWTDEDAHKAGSQGYYIEVYEQGVRVRGRDFVARQWMEAQDYFVHNGHPGEKES